Within the Candidatus Binatia bacterium genome, the region CCCATGCGCGCTGTGGCTCTGGCGGCATCGGCCGCCCTGGTTCTCGCGGCCCCCGCTCTTTCGCTCGCCCGCGGCGAGTCCCACGCCAAGCAGCACGGCTATGCCTACGGAAACGACGGAGACGACTTCACGTGGGCCGTCGTGGACGGGCAGAGCACCAGCATGTCGGGCCAGCTGGACCATCCCACGCTTCAGGACCTCAAGGATCGCTTCGGGGACCGCTTCCTCTACATCGAGGACGACGAGGACGGGTACGTGATCACCGACCGCGCGATGGTCGAGCGCGCCCGCCGCGCCACGCAGCGGATCGGCCAGTATGGACGCGAGATCGGCGAGATCGCGCGAACCCAGGTGAAGCTCTCGATGAGCGAGGCGCGGCCGAAGCTGCGCCGGGCGGAGCTCTTGCGCGAGCAGGCGGAGCTCCGGAGGGAGATCGCCCGGGCCGAGCGGGAGGGCGAGCCGACCGATCGCCTGGAGCGGAGGCTCGACCGGGTGACGACCCGACTCGAGGCGGACGAGGAGGTGGATCGCGGGTTCGAGCTTTCGTCCGATGAGAAGCGGGACCTCACGCGGCGGCGCGACGAGGCGAAAGCGCGGCTGCACGAGGCGGTGGAGCAGGTGAATCGGGAGATGCGGGACATCCTGCGCGACGCCAAGGGTCGGCGCATCGCCGAGCCCGTGGACTAGAGCTACTGGTATCCGGCGCGGCGCCACGCAGGCCGGCACGCGCTGGTGTGGAACGGCGGGCGGGGGCCCTGTACGATTCCGGCGTGCATCCCCCGACCGTCGTCCTCGAAACGCCTCGTCTTGCGCTCCGCCGTTTCACGCTCGAGGACGCCCCCTTCGTCTTCGAGATGGTGAACGACCCCGACTGGCTCCGCCACATCGGCGACCGTGGCGTCCGGACCCTCGACGACGCGCGCGCCTACATTCGCGACCGCACCCTCGCCCAGTACGACCGCGTGGGGTTCGGCATGTACGTCGTCACGCTGCGGCACGGCGGAGAGGTCGTGGGATCCTGCGGCCTCATCCGGCGGGACTCGCTGGCCGACGTGGATATCGGATTTGCCTTCCTGGCGCGCCATCGCGGACGGGGCTACGCGACCGAAGCGGCCGCGGCCGTGCTCGACTACGGGGTGCGATCGCAGGGTCTCACGCGGATCGTCGCGATCGTCTCCCCCGAGAACCGCCGCTCCATCCGGATCCTCGAGCGGATCGGAATGCGCTTCGAGCGGATGATCCGCCTTCCCGGCGAGCCGGAGGAGATCCCGCTCTACGCGTACGAAGCGTCAAGCCATGCGGCCTGAAGAAGGTCAGTACTCCACGTAGGACTCGTCGGGGTAGCAGTAGAGCCACCGCTCTCCAGGCTCCGCCGACGCCACGACGGGATGGTGCACCGTCCGCGCGTGCTTGCTCGCGTGCTTGTTCGGCGAGGAGTCGCAGCAGAGGGTGGTCCCGCACTGCTGGCAGGTGCGCAGGTGCACCCATCGCGCGCCGATCGCCACGCATTCGTCGCATTGGCGCGCTTTCGGGTGCTTCACGTCATGGATCTGCTTCAGATGGGCGCACGCCTCGTCCATGGCTTCTACCTCCGTTCCAGCTCGTCGCGATCCCAGCCGGAGAGCTTGGCGCCGGCCTCGTAGGTGGTGTTCAGGAATGCCGTGAGCGACGCGACCGGGTCCGCCGAGCGGCGAACCGCTTCGTAGGGCAGGATGAACTCGCCGAGCTCCTGGTTGTAGGACGCGGACGCGGGCTCCACCGCCGCCGCGTCGAAGCCCGCCGGTGCCGGCACCGCATAGGCATAGAACGCCGCCTCCTGCACCGCTCCGCTCCCCGGCCAGAAGCCGTGGCTGATCACCTCGTGGGAATACGACTCGCGCGTCATCGCGTCGGCGCCGGGACGCTCCGGCGCGCGGCGGCCGGAGAAGCGCGTCACCGCGAGGTCGAAGCTCCCCCAGAAAAAATGCACGGGGCTGCACTTCCCCACGAAATCGCAGCGGAAGCTCTGGAACACCGGCTTGATGGAGAGAAGCGCGCGGAGGAACGCGTTCGCGCAGGCGGGATCATAGGCGTGATGGGTCTCGTCTTCGGTGAAGCGGATCGGCTCCGGGATCTCGACCGGCATCGTCCAGATCCGGACGTCGATCCCCAGTCCGTGGAGGGTGTCCATCAGCTGGCGGTAGAACGCGGCCACGGAGCGGGGCTCGAGCGGGATCGTCCGCACGGTTCCGTCCGAGACCTCGACCAGGAGCTGATGCGCCACGAGGTCGAAGGTGATCGTGAAGGTCCGTTCCCCCGCGGTCATCGTCGGCGTGGCCAGGCCCCGCGGGGTGACCTGGAGCGCGATGTTCCAGAAGTGGTTCATCCGCGGCGTGAGCGCGAGGCAGATCTTTCCCGCGATCTGGGTCCACAGGTGAAGCGTGGCGTAGGTGTCGCGCCAGCGGTCCAGCGGCAGGGCGGGCCATTCGGTTGCCGTGCGCGTCATGCGCCTACGATACACTGTCCCGCATGGCGGAAGGAAAGGGGGAAGGCGCGCCCGAACGGATCGACACGGTCGTGATCGGCGCCGGACAGGCCGGCCTCGCCGCGAGCTGGTGCCTGACCCGGCGCGGGATCGAGCACACGGTCTTGGAGCGCGGGCGCGTCGGCGAGCGGTGGCGGTCGGAGCGCTGGGATGGCTTCTACCTCAACACGCCCAACTGGGCGCTCCAGCTTCCCGGCTTCGTCTACGACGGCCCCGAGCCGGACGCATTCGCGTCCCTCCGGGAGACGATCACCTACCTCGAGCGCTACGCGAAGAGCTTCGGCGCGCCCGTCCGGGAGCAGACGCCCGTCACGCGCGTGCGCCGGCAAGGAGATCGTTTCCTCGTGGAAACGCCCTCCGGAGCCGTATCGTCCCGCCGGGTGATCGTGGCCGCCGGGGCGTATCAGCGCCCCACGCCGGCGCCGCTCGCCCGCCAGCTCCCGCCCGGGATCGCCAGCCTCCACACCAGCGAGTACAAGAGGCCGTCTCTACTCCCGGACGGGGCCGTCGTGATCGTCGGCAGCGGCCAGTCGGGATGCCAGATCGCCGAGGAG harbors:
- a CDS encoding GNAT family N-acetyltransferase, with product MHPPTVVLETPRLALRRFTLEDAPFVFEMVNDPDWLRHIGDRGVRTLDDARAYIRDRTLAQYDRVGFGMYVVTLRHGGEVVGSCGLIRRDSLADVDIGFAFLARHRGRGYATEAAAAVLDYGVRSQGLTRIVAIVSPENRRSIRILERIGMRFERMIRLPGEPEEIPLYAYEASSHAA
- a CDS encoding DUF5996 family protein; its protein translation is MTRTATEWPALPLDRWRDTYATLHLWTQIAGKICLALTPRMNHFWNIALQVTPRGLATPTMTAGERTFTITFDLVAHQLLVEVSDGTVRTIPLEPRSVAAFYRQLMDTLHGLGIDVRIWTMPVEIPEPIRFTEDETHHAYDPACANAFLRALLSIKPVFQSFRCDFVGKCSPVHFFWGSFDLAVTRFSGRRAPERPGADAMTRESYSHEVISHGFWPGSGAVQEAAFYAYAVPAPAGFDAAAVEPASASYNQELGEFILPYEAVRRSADPVASLTAFLNTTYEAGAKLSGWDRDELERR
- a CDS encoding UBP-type zinc finger domain-containing protein — encoded protein: MDEACAHLKQIHDVKHPKARQCDECVAIGARWVHLRTCQQCGTTLCCDSSPNKHASKHARTVHHPVVASAEPGERWLYCYPDESYVEY